The Streptococcus gwangjuense nucleotide sequence TACAATGAATGATAAAACAGAGGTAAATATGACAATCGGTATTGATAAGATTGGTTTTGCGACCAGTCAATATGTCTTGAAATTACAAGACTTAGCAGAAGCGAGGGGAATTGACCCTGAAAAATTAAGCAAAGGACTCTTGCTCAAGGAATTGAGTATTGCGCCTCTAACTGAGGATATCGTGACCTTGGCAGCCAGTGCAAGTGATTCTATTTTAACTGAGCAAGAAAGATCAGAAATTGATATGGTCATTGTGGCTACTGAGTCAGGAATTGACCAGAGTAAAGCTGCGGCCGTCTTTGTGCATGGTTTGCTGGGCATCCAGCCCTTTACTCGTAGTTTCGAGATTAAAGAAGCCTGCTATGGAGCGACAGCGGCCCTTCATTATGCCAAATTGCATGTGGAAAATTCTCCAGAGTCCAAGGTTTTGGTCATTGCCAGTGATATTGCCAAGTACGGTATTGAAACTCCAGGAGAACCCACTCAGGGTGCTGGCAGTGTGGCCATGTTAATTACACAAAATCCACGCATTATGGCCTTTAATAATGACAATGTGGCTCAGACTCGTGACATCATGGATTTCTGGCGTCCAAATTACTCAACAACGCCTTATGTAAATGGTGTTTATTCTACCCAGCAATACTTGGATAGTTTGAAAACGACTTGGCTTGAATACCAAAAACGTTACCAGCTTACCTTAGATGATTTTGCAGCTGTTTGCTTCCATTTGCCTTACCCTAAATTAGCCTTAAAAGGCTTGAAAAAAATCATGGATAAGAACTTGCCACAAGAGAAAAAAGACCTCTTGCAAAAGCATTTTGACCAGTCTATTCTCTACAGTCAGAAGGTGGGGAATATCTACACAGGATCCCTCTTCCTTGGACTCTTGTCTCTCTTGGAAAATACAGATAGCTTGAAGGCTGGCGATAAAATCGCCCTTTATAGTTACGGAAGTGGGGCTGTAGCTGAGTTCTTCAGTGGTGAATTGGTTAAAGGTTATGAAGCTTATCTGGATAAAGACCGCTTGAACAAACTCAACAAACGTACTGCCCTATCCGTTGCAGACTATGAAAAGGTCTTCTTTGAAGAAGTAGACTTGGATGAAACAAACTCTGCCCAGTTTGCTGGCTATGAAAATCAAGATTTTGCCTTGGTTGAAATTATCGACCACCAACGCCGTTATAGCAAGGTTGAAAAATAATGAAGATAAGTTGGAATGGATTTTCTAAAAAATCATACCAAGAGCGCCTTGAGTTGTTAAAAGCTCAGGCGCTCCTTAGTCCTGAGAGACAAGAGAGTTTGGAGCAGGATGAACAGATGAGTGTGACTGTGGCAGACCAGCTGAGTGAGAATGTAGTGGGAACTTTTTCTCTGCCTTATTCGCTGGTTCCAGAGGTTCTTGTCAACGGTCAGGAATACACCGTTCCCTATGTAACAGAAGAACCGTCCGTGGTTGCAGCGGCCAGCTATGCCAGTAAAATCATCAAGCGTGCAGGAGGTTTTACTGCACAAGTTCATAAGCGTCAGATGATTGGACAGGTAGCTCTTTATCAAGTTGCTGATCCTGAACAAGCGCAAGTTAATATTACCAGCAAGAAGGCTGAGCTCTTGGAACTTGCCAATCAAGCCTATCCTTCTATCGTCAAACGAGGGGGCGGGGCGCGTGATCTACATGTAGAACAGATCAAAGGCGAAACAGACTTCCTAGTCGTCTATCTCCATGTTGATACCCAAGAAGCCATGGGAGCCAATATGCTCAATACCATGCTAGAAGCCTTGAAACCAGTCTTAGAAGAACTCAGTCAGGGACAGAGTCTCATGGGAATCCTGTCCAACTACGCGACCGATTCTCTGGTGACAGCAAGCTGTCGCATCGCCTTTCGCTACTTGAGCCGCCAAAAGGATCAAGGACGAGAAATTGCAGAGAAAATTGCCTTGGCTAGCCAGTTTGCGCAGGCTGATCCTTATCGAGCTGCTACTCATAATAAAGGAATTTTTAATGGTATTGATGCCATTTTGATTGCCACTGGTAATGACTGGCGTGCCATTGAAGCAGGGGTCCATGCCTTTGCCAGTCAAGATGGAAGCTACCAAGGTCTTAGTCAATGGACGCTGAACCTTGAAAGAGAAGAATTGGTCGGTGAGATGACCTTACCCATGCCTGTAGGGACCAAGGGTGGTTCTATCGGCCTCAACCCTCGTGTGGCCCTTAGTCACGAACTACTGGGAAATCCTTCTGCCAAAGAATTAGCTCAGATTATTGTTTCTATCGGGCTAGCCCAAAACTTTGCAGCCCTCAAAGCCTTGGTAAGTACAGGAATCCAGCAAGGACACATGAAATTGCAGGCCAAATCCTTGGCACTTCTCGCAGGTGCTAGTGAATCCGAGGTAGCTCCCCTAGTTGAGCGCCTCATCGCAGATAAAACCTTTAACTTAGAAACTGCCCAGCGCTATCTAGAAAATTTAAGATCATAAAAAACTCAGACGAATCGGTCTGAGTTTTCTTGTGCTTACACTCAATGAAAATCAAAGAGCAAACTAGGAAGCTAGCCGCAGGTTGCTCAAAGCACTGCTTTGAGGTTGTAGATAAGACTGACGAAGTCAGTTACATATATTTACGGTAAGGCGACGCTGACGTGGTTTGAATTTGATTTTCATTGAGTATTAAATACTTTTTCCAGGTAATAGGGTAACTGGTAAGAAGTAGCCTGTTGTCGCAACTTCCTTACCTTCGATCTTCTGCAAGAGAAGATCAACAGTGAGGCAGGCAATCTCTTGCAAAGGTTGCTTAATTGTTGTCAAATGAGGGTAGTAGTTCTCGATAAAATAGGTCCCATCGTAGCCGATGACTTTGAGCTCTTCAGGAACAGAAATGCCTAGTTCTTGAGCAATTTTAATGACCAGAATAGCTGTCAAATCATCTGAAGCAAAAATGGCATCTGGCTTTTGTCGAGTCAAGATATTCTTGATTTCCATTTCTTTTCTGACAGGAGAAAAGTCACTGGAAACATTGATAATAGGTGCTTTGGGGAGAACAGATGCAAAGCCAGCGTGGCGTAGTCCAGTTGGCGAGTTAGAATTGTCATTTCCTGTAATCATGATGATAGACTGGGCGCCTGTCTTGACTAAGGTCTGGGCAGCAAGAACCCCACCAGCGTAGTTGTCAGAGGAAACGACTGGAATGTCTGGCGATAGGTTTCGGTCAAAGGAAATAATCGGTGCTGTCACACGATTGTAGTCTTCAATTCCTAAGTTGTGACTACCAGAAATGATACCGTCCACCTGATTGGCTTCCAGCATTTCGATGTACTCGCGTTCTTTTTCAGAATCATGCTCACTGTTGCAGATGATGGTCTTATAACCATTTTTGAAGAGTTGGTGTTCCAGCTTATCAATCAATTCTGCGTAGAAAACGTTGGAAATATTTGGGAAAATCAAGCCGATTAATTTAGCCGATTTTCCTTGCAGACTACGAGCTAGGTTGTTGGGTTTATAGCCCAATTCCCGCATGGCTTCATTGACCTTTTGAATAGTTTTCTCTGATAAATAGCCTTTTTTATTGATAACCCGAGAAACGGTAGTAGGGCTGACGCCTGCAAGTTTGGCGACATCAGTTAGTTTTGCGACCATAATCTAATTCATAGTAAGTTCCAGTTGGGTTTCCAGATTTGATCAGGATACCATTTTGGTCCGCATGTGGGAAGACACGACCAGAAAATACTTTTTCTCCTTTATTGATGAAAATTTCAAAGACAGAGTTATCGATGAAGATTGTAGCAGTAGTAGCCTGGTTATCGATTGGGCAAGAACGAGTTGTCCCAAATTCTTGAGCGTACTGTTCACCAGCTTGGCTACGATCCACTGTCACTTGACCATTTACAAGGTCAAAGTTGATTGAAAGTCCCTTGCCTTCTTTATCAGCAAGTAAGACAATCTCGCTCTGGCTATTGGCTTCCAAGTTGAGTTCAAGTTCGTAAGTGTTATTGGTTTGGGCACGATTTGAGAAGGCTTCTTCAGAAGCACGAAGGTCCTTGACAGCTGCGACTGGGTATTGGTAGAGTTTACCGTCTTTGATAGTGAGTTCTTTGACCAAAGAGAAGGTTCCTTGGTGGTCAAAACGATCAGAAGGGTAAGAAACATCTGGCAAACCAAGCCAGCTAACAGCTAGAGCACGTCCATCAGGAGAGTTGAAGGCTTGAGTTGCATAGGCTTCGAAACCATAGTCCATGTTTTGAAGTTGAGACACATCTACCATTTTGGCATTTTCAGGGTCAAAGGAAGCCCCAATCTTATACATATTTGGATAGATATTATCGTAATCTAGAACTTTCTTATCCAATCCTTGTGGGCAGTAAAGAAGGACAGGTTGCTCCCCTACAAAGATCAGATTTGGGCATTCCATCATATAGGCAGTGCGGTCGTTAGCAAAGTCAAGGTCGCCAACAGCTTGCCAGTTTGTGTAGTCGTTGTCAATAGCTTTGTAGAGACGAACGAAGCCTTTTTTCTCCAAATCTTGTCCACCGACGATGGCATAGTATTGACCTTTAAAATTAAAAATTTGCGGATCGCGGAAGTGGTCTGTAGAGTCTGCCGGCTGGTCAATTAAGATCTTGTCAATCTTCGTAATATTGCCTTCCTTATCCATCAAAGCCCCAATCTGGTATGGGTGACGGATCCAATTTTCATCGCGGACATTTCCTGTATAAAATAGGAATAAGTTATCGCCAAACTGCATGGCAGAACCAGAGTAGGCACCGTGGCTATCTAATGGAGTGTCAGGCAAAACTTTGACTCCAGTTTCTGTGAAATGAACCAAGTCCTCACTTTCCAATTGAACCCAAGATTTCAAACCATGGGCTGCACCAAAAGGAAAGTTCTGATAAAAAACAATCCACTTTCCATCAAAGTAAGAAAAGCCATTTGGGTCGTTTAGGAGTCCTGTTTTTGGCTCAACATGGTAATGAGTATGCCATGGAGATTGTGCCATATTTTCTTTTATATGTTGAATTTCTTCTTGCGTCCAATCTTGATAAAGTCTGTAACGACGCTCAGTTGTCCATTTCATTCATTCATTCCTCCAAAAATCTTATCACTTTTAATAGTAACCGTTTTCGGAAAAAAAAGCAAGCCTTTTATGTTAAAAAAAAGAAAAAACTGTCAAACGTTTGTCACAAAATAAATGCAGGAAATCAATCAACTTTTCAAGAAAATATGAAAGAGAATGAAACAAAACCCTTTTAAATAAGATTTTAAACTTATTTTTTCAAGGAATACCTGATAAAACAGTCAAAATCAATCAATCTAAAGCATGCTTACTAAGTGGATAGAATATTTTTTCTGCAAAACGCTTGACATATTTCTAAAACATGATAAAATAATAGTCGTAGGGCGGATAAAATCGCTTTCAAACAAGAACAAAATTTTATATAAGGAGATTTTTGCAAATGAACAATCAGGAAATTGCAAAAAAAGTCATCGATGCCTTGGGCGGACGTGAAAATGTCAACAGTGTTGCCCACTGTGCGACTCGTCTTCGTGTCATGGTCAAAGATGAAGGAAAAATCAATAAAGAAGTGATTGAGAACTTGGAAAAAGTTCAAGGTGCTTTCTTTAACTCAGGTCAATACCAAATCATCTTTGGTACAGGTACAGTTAACAAAATGTACGATGAAGTTGTTGCACTTGGTTTGCCAACATCATCTAAAGATGATATGAAAGCAGAAGCTGCCAAACAAGGGAACTGGTTCCAACGTGCTATCCGTACTTTCGGTGACGTTTTCGTTCCAATCATCCCAGTTATCGTAGCAACAGGTCTTTTCATGGGTGTACGTGGTCTATTGACTGCTCTTGGAATGACACTTCCAGCTGACGTGACAACTTACACGCAAATCTTGACAGATACAGCCTTTATCATCTTGCCAGGTTTGGTTGTGTGGTCAACCTTCCGTGTATTCGGTGGAAATCCAGCCGTTGGTATCGTTCTTGGTATGATGCTTGTTTCTGACTCGCTTCCAAACGCTTGGGCAGTCGCTTCAGGTGGTGAAGTAACAGCTATGAACTTCTTTGGTTTCATCCCTGTTGTTGGTTTGCAAGGTTCTGTTCTTCCAGCCTTCATCATCGGGGTTGTCGGAGCTAAATTTGAAAAAGCTGTCCGCAAGGTTGTTCCAGATGTCATTGACCTCTTGGTAACGCCATTTGTTACACTTTTGGTCATGTCTATCCTTGGACTCTTTGTCATTGGACCGGTCTTCCACGTCGTTGAAAACTACATCCTTATCGCTACAAAAGCGATCCTCAGCTTGCCATTTGGTCTTGGTGGTTTCTTGATCGGTGGGGTTCACCAATTGATTGTCGTGTCAGGTGTGCACCACATTTTCAACTTGCTTGAAGTTCAATTGCTTGCTGCTGACCATGCTAACCCATTCAACGCGATCATCACAGCTGCTATGACAGCTCAAGGTGCTGCGACTGTTGCGGTTGGTGTTAAAACTAAAAATCCAAAACTAAAAACACTTGCTTTCCCAGCTGCTCTTTCTGCCTTCCTAGGTATTACAGAGCCTGCTATTTTCGGGGTTAACTTGCGTTTCCGTAAACCATTCTTCCTTTCATTGATTGCTGGTGCAATCGGTGGTGGATTGGCTTCTATCCTTGGACTTGCAGGTACTGGTAATGGTATCACCGTCATCCCTGGTACAATGCTTTACATCGGTAACGGACAACTTGCACAATACCTTCTTATGGTAGCTGTATCATTCGTTCTTGGTTTCGCTCTTACTTATATGTTTGGTTATGAGGATGAAAAAGAAGTTGCTACTGAAGTAGAGACAGAACGTTTGGTCCAAGAAGAAACAACTGGTAACATTCCAGCAACTCTTCAAAATGAAACACTTGTAACTCCTATCGTTGGTGACGTTGTTGCTCTTGCTGATGTTAATGACCCAGTATTCTCAAGTGGAGCTATGGGACAAGGTATCGCTGTGAAACCTAGCCAAGGTGTGGTATATGCACCAGCTGATGCTGAAGTTTCAATTGCCTTTCCAACAGGACACGCTTTTGGTTTGAAAACAACTGATGGTGCTGAAGTTTTGATCCACGTTGGTATTGACACTGTATCTATGAATGGTGAAGGTTTTGAAGCAAAAGTTGCTCAAGGTGACAAGGTTAAAGCTGGCGATGTTCTTGGAACATTTGACTCAAACAAAATCGCTGCAGCTGGACTTGATGATACAACAATGGTTATCGTTACAAATACAGCTGACTACGCTTCAGTAGATTCAGTCGCAACTGGTTCAGTTGCGAAGGGGGATGCTGTGATCGAAGTGAAAGCTTAATCTTTCCTAGCTAAATGAAAACGAACAAATGACATGTTTGTTCGTTTTTGCTTGAATGGTAAGATTTACAGAGGAAAATCTAAAAAATTGAGAAACTTAGATTTTCGAAATATGCTATAATAAAGAAAATAAAAACAAGAGGTTTATCATGACAAAATTATATGGAAGCTTGGAAGCGGGCGGTACAAAATTTGTCTGTGCTGTCGGTGATGAAAACTTTAACGTTGTAGAAAAAACACAATTTCCAACAACAACTCCAATCGAAACAATCGATAAAACCATCGAGTTCTTTTCAAAATTCGATAACCTTGCTGGTCTTGCAGTTGGTTCATTTGGTCCGATTGATATTGACAAAAACTCAAAAACTTATGGCTTTATCACGACGACTCCAAAACCTCACTGGGCAAATGTGGACTTG carries:
- a CDS encoding hydroxymethylglutaryl-CoA reductase, degradative gives rise to the protein MKISWNGFSKKSYQERLELLKAQALLSPERQESLEQDEQMSVTVADQLSENVVGTFSLPYSLVPEVLVNGQEYTVPYVTEEPSVVAAASYASKIIKRAGGFTAQVHKRQMIGQVALYQVADPEQAQVNITSKKAELLELANQAYPSIVKRGGGARDLHVEQIKGETDFLVVYLHVDTQEAMGANMLNTMLEALKPVLEELSQGQSLMGILSNYATDSLVTASCRIAFRYLSRQKDQGREIAEKIALASQFAQADPYRAATHNKGIFNGIDAILIATGNDWRAIEAGVHAFASQDGSYQGLSQWTLNLEREELVGEMTLPMPVGTKGGSIGLNPRVALSHELLGNPSAKELAQIIVSIGLAQNFAALKALVSTGIQQGHMKLQAKSLALLAGASESEVAPLVERLIADKTFNLETAQRYLENLRS
- a CDS encoding sucrose-6-phosphate hydrolase, with amino-acid sequence MKWTTERRYRLYQDWTQEEIQHIKENMAQSPWHTHYHVEPKTGLLNDPNGFSYFDGKWIVFYQNFPFGAAHGLKSWVQLESEDLVHFTETGVKVLPDTPLDSHGAYSGSAMQFGDNLFLFYTGNVRDENWIRHPYQIGALMDKEGNITKIDKILIDQPADSTDHFRDPQIFNFKGQYYAIVGGQDLEKKGFVRLYKAIDNDYTNWQAVGDLDFANDRTAYMMECPNLIFVGEQPVLLYCPQGLDKKVLDYDNIYPNMYKIGASFDPENAKMVDVSQLQNMDYGFEAYATQAFNSPDGRALAVSWLGLPDVSYPSDRFDHQGTFSLVKELTIKDGKLYQYPVAAVKDLRASEEAFSNRAQTNNTYELELNLEANSQSEIVLLADKEGKGLSINFDLVNGQVTVDRSQAGEQYAQEFGTTRSCPIDNQATTATIFIDNSVFEIFINKGEKVFSGRVFPHADQNGILIKSGNPTGTYYELDYGRKTN
- a CDS encoding hydroxymethylglutaryl-CoA synthase; amino-acid sequence: MTIGIDKIGFATSQYVLKLQDLAEARGIDPEKLSKGLLLKELSIAPLTEDIVTLAASASDSILTEQERSEIDMVIVATESGIDQSKAAAVFVHGLLGIQPFTRSFEIKEACYGATAALHYAKLHVENSPESKVLVIASDIAKYGIETPGEPTQGAGSVAMLITQNPRIMAFNNDNVAQTRDIMDFWRPNYSTTPYVNGVYSTQQYLDSLKTTWLEYQKRYQLTLDDFAAVCFHLPYPKLALKGLKKIMDKNLPQEKKDLLQKHFDQSILYSQKVGNIYTGSLFLGLLSLLENTDSLKAGDKIALYSYGSGAVAEFFSGELVKGYEAYLDKDRLNKLNKRTALSVADYEKVFFEEVDLDETNSAQFAGYENQDFALVEIIDHQRRYSKVEK
- a CDS encoding sucrose-specific PTS transporter subunit IIBC; this translates as MNNQEIAKKVIDALGGRENVNSVAHCATRLRVMVKDEGKINKEVIENLEKVQGAFFNSGQYQIIFGTGTVNKMYDEVVALGLPTSSKDDMKAEAAKQGNWFQRAIRTFGDVFVPIIPVIVATGLFMGVRGLLTALGMTLPADVTTYTQILTDTAFIILPGLVVWSTFRVFGGNPAVGIVLGMMLVSDSLPNAWAVASGGEVTAMNFFGFIPVVGLQGSVLPAFIIGVVGAKFEKAVRKVVPDVIDLLVTPFVTLLVMSILGLFVIGPVFHVVENYILIATKAILSLPFGLGGFLIGGVHQLIVVSGVHHIFNLLEVQLLAADHANPFNAIITAAMTAQGAATVAVGVKTKNPKLKTLAFPAALSAFLGITEPAIFGVNLRFRKPFFLSLIAGAIGGGLASILGLAGTGNGITVIPGTMLYIGNGQLAQYLLMVAVSFVLGFALTYMFGYEDEKEVATEVETERLVQEETTGNIPATLQNETLVTPIVGDVVALADVNDPVFSSGAMGQGIAVKPSQGVVYAPADAEVSIAFPTGHAFGLKTTDGAEVLIHVGIDTVSMNGEGFEAKVAQGDKVKAGDVLGTFDSNKIAAAGLDDTTMVIVTNTADYASVDSVATGSVAKGDAVIEVKA
- a CDS encoding LacI family DNA-binding transcriptional regulator, whose product is MVAKLTDVAKLAGVSPTTVSRVINKKGYLSEKTIQKVNEAMRELGYKPNNLARSLQGKSAKLIGLIFPNISNVFYAELIDKLEHQLFKNGYKTIICNSEHDSEKEREYIEMLEANQVDGIISGSHNLGIEDYNRVTAPIISFDRNLSPDIPVVSSDNYAGGVLAAQTLVKTGAQSIIMITGNDNSNSPTGLRHAGFASVLPKAPIINVSSDFSPVRKEMEIKNILTRQKPDAIFASDDLTAILVIKIAQELGISVPEELKVIGYDGTYFIENYYPHLTTIKQPLQEIACLTVDLLLQKIEGKEVATTGYFLPVTLLPGKSI